DNA from Leptospira mayottensis 200901116:
GATGCCTGGAATCGTGATATGCGTACCCATACGGAACAATAGAAGCATGCTCAGAGTAAAAATGATCTTCTGGCGTAACTCCGGAATTTTAAATATGTTTTTAAAAGTAGTCAGCATGGATATTCTTGCTTTTTATTTTTTCGTTTCGGACGCGGCTAATTCGATTTCTGCGCGTAATTTGATAGATCCGCCAGCTTTCTCGATTTTTTCTTTAGCCGATTGAGAGAATCCGTCGGCGATCACATGAATCGCTTTTTTGATTTCTCCAGTCCCCAAAATCTTAAAAAGAGTCGTTTCTTTATCAAGAATCTTGGATTGAACCATAATTTTTGCATCTATGTTTCCGGTCAAACCTGATTTCTCGATGTCTCTTAGGTTCACAGGGTAGAATTCCTTGTGAAACTTGGCTGTAAAACCGCGCTTAGGGAGTCTTCTGTGGATCGGCATCTGACCACCTTCGAATCCGCGACGAACCGTATTTCTTGCATACTGTCCTTTGGATCCGCGACCGGCGGTTTTACCGACTTTAGAGCCCGGACCGCGTCCCACTCTCTTCTTCTCTTTTTTGGCTCCCTTAGGAACGGGAATCAGGTTGGAAGTAGTGTCGGTGTTTTTCTTCTTTTTTGCGCGTTCTTTACCGAACGCTGCAGCTTGCTCGAGTCTTTCTTTTTTCATAGCAATATTCCTGGAATTAAGCCTTCTCAACCTTGATGAGATGTCTTACTGAATCGAGCATCCCTTGGAGCTCCGGAGAAACTTTGTGTTTTCTCTGTTGGCCGGTTCTTTTAAGCCCGAGTGCGTGCAGAGTCAGTCTGTGTTCCTTCTTGACTCCGATGCTGCTTTTTACTTGGGTTACGATGATGTTTTCCATTCTGCTAACCTTTAGTCTTTTCCGAAAAGTCTGTCGAGACTGATTCCTCTTTTACGCGCAGCGAGAATCGGAGTTTCCAATTGCTCAAGTGCGTCGAGGGTCGCCTTAACAATGTTCACCGGATTGGAAGAACCCCAAGACTTGGTAAGAACATCTTGGATTCCCGCTTTTTCCACGATGGAACGGACGGATGCTCCCGCGATGATTCCGGTTCCCGCAGTACTCGGCTTTAAAATCACTCTTGCCGATTTGAACTTTCCAACCACTTCGTGAGGAATCGTATGACCTTTGAAATTGATTTTTACGAGATGTTTTTTTGCGGCTTCGATCGATTTACGGATCGCATCGGGAACCTCATTCGCTTTTCCAAACCCGATTCCGACCTTTCCTTTTTGATCGCCAACCACGCTGAGTGCGTTGAAGGAGAATCTACGTCCCCCTTTTACCACCTTCGCTACGCGGTCGATCTTTACGACCTTCTCAGAATATTCTTTCGATTCTTCGTCTTGATATGCCATCTTAGAACTCCAGTCCTGCTTCTCTCGCACCTTCTGCGAAAGCTGCGATTCTTCCGTGAAAGATCATTCCGGAACGGTCCAGCATGACTTGTTTCACTCCCTTTTGGGATCCTCTCTCAGCGATCAACTTTCCGAGAACCTTCGCGGCTCCCTTGTCCTTTTTGCTTTTCCCTTCTCCGGTAAAAGTTTTTTCGGACGTGGTCGCGTAAGCAAGAGTCACACCTTGAATATCGTCAATGATCTGACAGCTCAGATATTTGTTCGATTTATTGAAAACTAAACGAAGACGGCTTCCGGATTTTTTGAGTTTAAATCTGGAACGTTCCGCTCTTTTGATTTTAGAAACACTTTTTTTCAGTTTATCAATCATGGCTTACTTCTTACCTGTTTTTCCGGCCTTTTTCTTGATGAACTCTTCAGCGTATTTGATTCCCTTTCCCTTGTAAGGCTCGGGAGGTCTTTTGGAACGGATATCCGCCGCAACTTGTCCTACAAGTTGTTTGTCGATTCCGGTAACCTTGATCTTCAGCTGCTCAAGAACATCGATCTTAATGCCTTTTGGAGCTTTATAAACTACTTCGTGAGAATACCCAAGGCTCATCACCAAGTCTTCTCCTCTTTTCTGCGCTCTGTAACCGACTCCATTGATCTCAAGATTTTTTTCCCAACCTTGACTTACACCTTTGACGCAGTTCATCAGAAGGGCTCTGGTTAATCCGTGAAGAGCCACGACTTTTTGGTCTTCGGAGCTTCTTTCCAATTTAACGATTCCGTTTTCGTTTTTTACGGAAAGACCTTCGAAGATCGGAGTGGAAAGTTCTCCCAGAGGACCTTTTATTTTAATTTTTGCATTTTCTTGCTTCACTTCGACTTTGTCTGGAAGCTTGATCTCTGCCTTACCAATTCTGGACATGATGTTTTTGTAATCTTAAAACGTCGAATTAGGACATCTTCAAGATTACTTCACCTCCCAATTTGAGTTTGCGGGCGTTTTTACCGGTCATGATTCCTTTCGAAGTCGAAACGATCAAAGTTCCGATATTGTTTTTATACGGACGAATTTCCGCACTTTTGATATACACGCGTCTTCCAGGAGTCGAAACTCTTACGAGCTCGCGTATGATCGGACGTTTGGTCTGATCATACTTTAGAAAAACCTTATAATCTTCGAAAGTTTCGTTCACTTTCACGGACTCGTAGTCTCTGATAAATCCTTCTTCTTTCATAAGATCGAGAATGGATTTCTTGATCTTGCTTCCTGGAACCAGGCAAGTCTCATGTTTCGCTCTCCCTGCATTTCTGATGCGGGTCAGCATATCTCCGATTGGATCTGACATACTCATGATTATTATTTCCTCTCTCTCACCAGGATGATTTTACTACGCCGGGAATCTGAGCGCCGCTCGCAAGCTTCCGGAAGCAAATTCTGCACATATCGAATCTTCTGAGGTATCCGCGCGATCTTCCGCAGATCGGGCAGCGGTTGTACTCTCTTACCTCGAACTTTTTCTTTCTCTGGTGTCTTACGGTTATAGAAGTTTTAGCCATAACTTTTGAAGATTACTCCTTATTTCTGGTTCCTGTAAGGCATTCCAAAAGCTGCAAGAAGGCTGAAAGCTTCCTCGTTCGATTTTGAATTGGTTACAAAAGTCATATTGATTCCGTAGAGAGTGTTGATCTTATCAACCTTGATCTCCGGAAAAATGATCTGTTCTTTAATGCTCATATTGTAGTTTCCGCGACCGTCAAAACCTTTCTCGTTGACTCCTTTGAAGTCGCGAACCCGGGGGAGAGCCACGTTTACCAATCTGTCCAGGAACTCATACATGTAATCCCCGCGCAGAGTCACCATACAACCAAGGCTCATCCCTTCGCGGATTTTGAATCCCGCGATGGATTTTTTTGCTTTTGTTTTAACCGGTCTTTGTCCGGTAATCAGCGCTAATTCTTCCACCGCAGCTTCGAGAGCCTTTGGGTTTGTATGAGCTTCGCCCATACCCACGTTCAGGACGATTTTTTCCAAACGTGGAACCTGCATAATGGATTCGAATTTGAACTTCTTGTTCAATTCGGGAACGATTTCTTTTTTATACTTTGTTCTGAGTCTAGCTGCCATGGGTTATAACTCTTTTTTATCCGGTCTGCTTACACGGACCTTTTTCCCTTTGATAGTCTCGAATCCTACGCGAACTCCCGCTTTTTTCTTGGAATCGTAAAACATCACGTTGGAGATATGGATCGCAGCTTCCACTTCGATCACTCCACCTTGAGGATTCTCTTGAGTAGGTCTCATAAAACGTTTTCTTTTATTGAGTCCTTCTACGATTACTCGGTCTCTTTTTTTATCAATGGAGAGAACCTTTCCTTTTTTTCCCTTCTCTTTTCCGGCGATGCAGATGACTTCGTCGTTTTTCTTGAAGCGGAACTTTTTGAATTTCGTGTATTCGGAACCACGATAAGTCAACTTAGCCATTATAATACCTCCGGAGCCAGAGAGATAATCTTAGTGTATTTTTTATCTCTGAGTTCGCGGGCAACAGGTCCGAAGATCCTGGTTCCCTTTGGATTTCCCTTGTCATCGATGATCGCACAAGCGTTGTCGTCGAAACGGATGTAAGATCCATCGGGTCTTCTGATTTCTTTGGTGGTCCTTACGACAACGGCTCTTTGAACCGCTTTGTTATGAACCTTTTTACCGGTGGAATCTTTCAGACCGAAAGCAGGCTGAGCGTCTTTTACCGCGACAATGATCTCGTCGCCGACGGAAGCATATCTTTTCTTAGATCCACCCAGAACCTTAATACACATTACCTTTTTGATTCCGGAATTGTCCGCGACTTGTAACCAAGTTTCTTGCTGAATCATGTCACTTCGCCTTCTCTACGATTTTATACAGTCTATGTCTTTTTTCTCTAGACAAGGGACGAGTTTCAATCGCGAGGATTTTGTCCCCGATCGTGCATTCATTTTTCTCGTCATGAACTTTGATTTTTACAGATCTTCTAACGATCTTCTTGAATTTAGGATGAGTCTTTCTCGTTTCCACAACGATCACGACGGTTTTGTTCATCGAGTTGCTTACTACTCTTCCTTCATAAAGAAGCGATTTGTTGATATGTTGTTTCCCGGCTGTCATAAATCCTTTCTAGCCCTTAACCTTCGCGCCTAGTCTTGCGAGGTTTTTTTTCTTTCTTTTGGCCCGCGAAAGAACTCTAGACTTTCTTTCTCCCGGATTGGCCTTCAATTGTCTTTCTCTCTGAATGGTCAGAAGTTTAGCAATTTTCTTTTTCGTATTATGGATCACCTTAGGGTTTTCCAAAGAACGAGCTACTCCGTATTGGAAACGAGACGTCCTAAGAACCTTTCTCGCTTCCTCAAGTTGTTCGAGGATTTCGCTGTCTTTCAGTTCTTGCAATTTGATCTTTTTCATAGAGCAGACCTTTTTACGAATTCGGTATGAATCGGTAATTTATAAGAAGCCAAGCTTAAGGCTTTCTTTGCGGTTTCTTCGTCGATACCGCTCATCTCAAAAAGAATTCTTCCGGGACGGATCTCAGCAATCCAAAACTCAGGATTCCCCTTTCCCTTACCCATCCGAGTTTCGGCGGGTTTTTTAGTGATCGGAGTGTGAGGAAAAATCCTGATCCAGAGTTTCCCGCCTCTTTTTACTTGGCGGTTGATAGTAATCCTTGCGGCTTCGATCTGTCTAGCGGTCAATCTTCCGGAAGTAACGGCTTTTAAACCGAATTCTCCGAAGGAAACCAAGGAACCTCTTTCGTCAGTTCCCTTGAGTCTTCCTCTTTGTCTTTTTCTGAACTTTACACGTTTAGGTGATAACATGGCTCTTACTCTTTAACAGCGATTAGCTGGTTCTTCTCTTAACTGCGTATTTATCTTCTTCAGATTCTTCTTTGCTTTGGATGAAATCGCCGCTGTAGGTCCAAACCTTAACGCCGATTTGTCCGAAAGTGGTTTTTGCTTCTTTAAATCCGAGATCGATCTTTGCGCGAAGAGTATGCAAAGGAATTCTTCCTTCCTTATAGTTCTCTCTTCTCGCCATGTCTGCTCCGTTCAAACGACCGGAGATTAAGATCTTAATTCCTTCCACTCCGCCTCTCATGGCGCGGCGAAGTTCCTGTTTCATAACTCTCCGGAAAGGTTGTCTTTGTTCGATCTGAAGAGCGATGGATTCCGCGATACATTGAGCTATGGTTTCCGGTTTTTTTACTTCGATGATGTTCAGGTTCACCGGTTTTTCGGTCATCGTTTTGAGAATTTTTTTCACAGCTTCGATGTTGGAACCTTTCTGACCAATTACGATCCCCGGCTTCGCGGTGTGAAGATTTACGTTGATCTTTTCAGGAAATCTTTCGATGACCACTTTTACGATTCCGGCGTTGTGAAAACGGCCTTGGATGAACTTACGGATCTTAATGTCTTCATGAAGATTCTTTTTATAGTCAGACTGGGAAAACCAAATGGAGTCCCATCCTCTTGTGATCCCGATTCTTAAACCGATTGGATTTACTTTCTGTCCCATGAATACTCCGTATTAATCCGACAGAACCACTGTAATGTGGCTCAGTCTTTTTCTAATTCTTGCCGCGCGGCCTCTTGCACGAGGACGGAAGCGTTTCATGATCGGCCCTTCGTCCACGTAGATCTTTTTGATAAAAAGTTGAGTAGAATCAACCTTGTCGTTCAAAACGCTCGCGTTTGCGGATGCGGAAAGAATCACTTTTGTCAAAGGTTCGATCGCTCTTTTATTGGTGAATTTTAGAATATCGAGGGCTTCGCCCACTGCGTATCCGCGAATTTCATCCGCAACGAGGCGGACTTTTCTCGGAGACATTCTTACGAAACGGGCAACTGCTTTGGCTTCCATTACTTTTTGCCCGCCTTTTTATCTCCGGCAACGTGTCCGCGAAAGGTTCTTGTAGGAGAGAATTCTCCGAGTTTATGACCGATCATGTTCTCGTTGATATACACAGGAGTAAATTGTTTCCCGTTATGCACCATCACGGTGTGTCCCACCATATCCGGGAAGATTGTACTTCTTCTGGACCAGGTCTTAAAAGGTTTCTTTTGGTTTTCAGAGTTCAGCTTCGTGATCTTCTTCATGAGATGATCATCGATGAATGGGCCTTTTTTAACGCTTCTTGCCATTTACAAATTACCTGTTCCTATTCCGTTTTCTCTTCTGAACGATAAACTTATCGCTCGGACGGGCAGATCTTCTGGTTTTATAACCTTTGGTCGGTTGTCCCCAAGGAGAAACCGGGTGACGACCTCCAGAAGTACGTCCTTCCCCACCACCATGTGGGTGATCGACAGGGTTCATTACGACCCCGCGAACGGTCGGACGCTTTCCGAGCCAACGGGATCTTCCCGCTTTTCCGATGGATACCAGGTTGTGATCTTTATTACTGCAGATTCCGACAGTCGCATAACAATTCTCGTGAACCTTGCGAACTTCGGTTGAAGGAAGTTTCAGAAGAATGTATTCTCCGTCGCGACCCGCGATCGTTCCGAAAGAACCCGCGGTTCTCGCGATTTGTCCGCCTCTTCCGATTTGAAGTTCCACGTTATGCACGTTTGTGCCCGGTGGAATTTTTCCGATCGGCATCGCGTTTCCGATTTTAATTTCGGAACCCGCGCCAGACTGAACCGTATCGCCTACTTTGATTCCGTCCGGAGCGAGAATGTATGCATATTCTCCATCCTTGTAACAGATCAAAGAGATGAATGCGGAACGGTTCGGATCGTATTCCAGGGTCTTAATGACTGCCTGAACATCGGTCTTTCTGCGTTTGAAGTCGATGATACGATATTTTCTTTTTACGCGACCGCCTTTGTGACGAACGGAAATTTTTCCGCCGTCTCCTCTTCCCGCTTTGTAGTTCAGGGTAAGAGTCAAAGGTTTATACGGTTCTGTTTCCGTGATTTCTTTGAAATCCAGAACGGATTTATAACGGCTTGCGGAAGTTACGGGTTTAAACTTTTTGATTCCCATTTTTTATGCTTCCTTTGCGAAATCAATGCTTGCGCCGTCACGGAAAGTCACTACCGCTTTTTTCCAGTGTGGACGGGGAGCCGGCATGTTTCTGAAACGTTTGATTTTTCCTCTGTAAACCTGAACGTTCACGGAAGAAGGAGTTATTTTGAAAATCTTTGTGAACGCTTCTTTGATGAGAGTTTTGTTGGCATCAACATGAACTTTTACGGTGTATTTTACCATTCTGGTTCCTTTTTTGCTGTTCGCTCCGATCGTTTCGAGTTCTTGGGATTTTTCAGTGACTACGGGTGTAAGAATTACGTCTTGGAGATTCATTTCTGTGCTCCATACTGAGTCAACATTTCGTTCAGAGCGGCTTCCGTGATCACCAAATTGCGATTATACAGAATGTCTCTACAGGAAATTCTTTTAGAATTGATATATTTTACGGTCGGGATGTTACGAACCGATTTTTTCACGAAATCGCTCTCACCTTGAACCAAAAGACCGACCACCCCAGTATTTCTAAGATTCATATTTTTGAATATAGAATCAAAGGACTTAGTGCTGTATTCTTTCGGATCGAGATCCTCGATCACTTTTACAGCGGATGCTTGTGCTTTTTTATTTAGAATCGAAAGCACGGCTCTGTGTTTGAGTTTGGAAGATACCTTGTAAGAATAATCTCTTGTTTGTGGACCGTGAACCGTTCCCCCGCCGACCCAATGAGGGGCGCGAGTGGAACCTTGTCTAGCGCGTCCAGTTCCTTTTTGAGCCCAAGGCTTTTTTCCGCCACCGCGAACTTCCGATCTGGTTTTAGTCGCGTGGTTTCCGGAACGCATATTTGCATTCTCGGCTTTGATCGCTTCGTAAATGGAAGCGACACTCAGCTTGCTTTCAAAGAGTGCGGAAGGAAGTTCGATCTCTGAAATCAGCTTTCCTTCTTTAGAATACTTCTGTGCTTTCATATCTAACCCGGATGATTTTAGATCTTTTCGATCGTAATGACTGTGTTTGTAGTGCCGGGTACCGCCCCGCTCACGAACACAAGATTTTTTTCTTCATTGATCCGGACTACTTTCAAATTCCGGACTGTAGTTTGTTGGGAACCTGTTCTTCCGGGAAGCTTAACGCCTTTAAAAACCCGAGAAGGAGTGGAGTTCGCTCCCATAGATCCAGGATGTCTGTGAAAACGTGACCCGTGCCCACCCGGTCCACCGGCGTGTCCGTGACGTTTTACAACCCCTTGAAATCCTCTTCCCTTACTGACTCCGGTAACTTTTACCACGTCGGAAACAGCGAAGACATCCTGAATTTTCAGAACTGCCCCTGCAGCAGGAGAATCTCCGAAACTACGGAATTCTCTCAAAACTTTCTTAGGACCAAGACTCGCTTTTGCGAGATGGTTCTTTTCCGCTTTTGAGATTTGAACTTCTTTAATGTCTTGGAATGCTAATTGAATCGCTTCGTATCCGTCATTTTCCACAGACTTGACTTGGGAAACGGCACAGGGACCGACTTCCAATACAGTCACAGGGATGATATTCCCCTGTTCGTCGAAGATCTGAGACATTCCAACTTTTTTGCCGATTAATCCCTTTGCCATCGCTTCCTTACCTTCAGGACTTGATATCTACGGATACTCCTGCAGGAAGCTGAAGTTTCATCAGCGCTTCTACAGTGTCTTCATTCGTATCCAGGATATCGATGAGCCGCTTGTGTGTTTTTAATTCAAACTGCTCTCTGGATTTTTTGTTCACGTGCGGAGAACGCAGAACCGTATAGATCTCTTTCTTAGTAGGAAGAGGAATCGGACCGGAAACAGTCGCCCCGGTCCTTTTCGCAGTTGCTACGATCTCATAGGTCGATTGATCAATCAACCTATGGTCGAACGCTTTTAATTTAACTCGTATTTTTTGTCCGGCCATTTTTAAGAGCTCTTACTCAATGATGTCCGCGACAACGCCGGATCCGATGGTTCTTCCGCCTTCGCGAATTGCGAACTTGAGACCTTTATCCATTGCGATCGGGCTAATCAATTCAACTGTCAGAGATACGTTGTCGCCAGGCATAACCATCTCAACACCGTTAGGAAGGTTACAAACACCGGTAACGTCAGTTGTTCTGAAGTAGAACTGAGGACGGTAGTTATTGATGAACGGAGTGTGACGTCCGCCTTCATCCTTAGTTAAAACGTAAACCTCGGCGGCAAACTTTTTGTGAGGAGTGATAGAACCCGGTTTCGCGAGAACTTGTCCTCTTTCGATATCTTCTTTTTTAGTTCCACGAAGAAGAGCGCCGATATTGTCACCAGCTTCCGCTTGATCGAGAAGTTTTCTGAACATTTCGATACCAGTAACGACTGTTTTCGTAGTCGGACGGATCCCGATGATTTCAACTTCGTCGTTCACTTTAAGAACGCCTTGTTCCACTCTTCCGGTTGCAACAGTTCCACGACCGGTGATCGAGAAAACGTCTTCCACAGGCATAAGGAAAGGCTTATCAGTAACGCGTTTTGGATTTGGAACGAAAGTGTCCAGAGCTTCCATCAGTTTCAAAATTGCAGGAGCGCCGATTTCAGACTCGTCACCTTCCAGAGCTTTTACAGCGGAACCGTAAACGATAGGAGTAGTATCACCTGGGAAGTTGTATTTGTTGAGAAGATCGCGAACGTCCATTTCAACCATTTCGATCATTTCAGCTCTTTCGTCAGCTGCAAGCATATCCGCTTTGTTGATGAATACGATCACGTAAGGAACGCCTACCTGACGAGCAAGAAGGATGTGTTCTTTTGTTTGTGGCATTGGTCCGTCGGTTGCGGATACAACGAGGATAGCCGCGTCCATCTGAGCGGCACCGGTGATCATGTTTTTCACATAGTCGGCGTGACCTGGACAATCTACGTGTGCATAGTGACGATTATTGGTTTCGTACTCTTGGTGAGAAGTAGCGATGGTGATTCCACGTGCTTTTTCTTCCGGAGCATTATCAATTTGGTCATAAGCAACAGCTTTATTCTTACCACCGATCGCTTTTGCAAGTGTAGTAGTAATTGCTGCCGTCAGGGTCGTCTTACCGTGATCCACGTGACCGATTGTTCCAACGTTTAAGTGAGGTT
Protein-coding regions in this window:
- the rplC gene encoding 50S ribosomal protein L3; the encoded protein is MAKGLIGKKVGMSQIFDEQGNIIPVTVLEVGPCAVSQVKSVENDGYEAIQLAFQDIKEVQISKAEKNHLAKASLGPKKVLREFRSFGDSPAAGAVLKIQDVFAVSDVVKVTGVSKGRGFQGVVKRHGHAGGPGGHGSRFHRHPGSMGANSTPSRVFKGVKLPGRTGSQQTTVRNLKVVRINEEKNLVFVSGAVPGTTNTVITIEKI
- the rplO gene encoding 50S ribosomal protein L15, which encodes MKKERLEQAAAFGKERAKKKKNTDTTSNLIPVPKGAKKEKKRVGRGPGSKVGKTAGRGSKGQYARNTVRRGFEGGQMPIHRRLPKRGFTAKFHKEFYPVNLRDIEKSGLTGNIDAKIMVQSKILDKETTLFKILGTGEIKKAIHVIADGFSQSAKEKIEKAGGSIKLRAEIELAASETKK
- the rpsJ gene encoding 30S ribosomal protein S10; protein product: MAGQKIRVKLKAFDHRLIDQSTYEIVATAKRTGATVSGPIPLPTKKEIYTVLRSPHVNKKSREQFELKTHKRLIDILDTNEDTVEALMKLQLPAGVSVDIKS
- the rplD gene encoding 50S ribosomal protein L4, with the translated sequence MKAQKYSKEGKLISEIELPSALFESKLSVASIYEAIKAENANMRSGNHATKTRSEVRGGGKKPWAQKGTGRARQGSTRAPHWVGGGTVHGPQTRDYSYKVSSKLKHRAVLSILNKKAQASAVKVIEDLDPKEYSTKSFDSIFKNMNLRNTGVVGLLVQGESDFVKKSVRNIPTVKYINSKRISCRDILYNRNLVITEAALNEMLTQYGAQK
- the rpsC gene encoding 30S ribosomal protein S3, which gives rise to MGQKVNPIGLRIGITRGWDSIWFSQSDYKKNLHEDIKIRKFIQGRFHNAGIVKVVIERFPEKINVNLHTAKPGIVIGQKGSNIEAVKKILKTMTEKPVNLNIIEVKKPETIAQCIAESIALQIEQRQPFRRVMKQELRRAMRGGVEGIKILISGRLNGADMARRENYKEGRIPLHTLRAKIDLGFKEAKTTFGQIGVKVWTYSGDFIQSKEESEEDKYAVKRRTS
- the rplX gene encoding 50S ribosomal protein L24, which produces MAKLTYRGSEYTKFKKFRFKKNDEVICIAGKEKGKKGKVLSIDKKRDRVIVEGLNKRKRFMRPTQENPQGGVIEVEAAIHISNVMFYDSKKKAGVRVGFETIKGKKVRVSRPDKKEL
- the rpsE gene encoding 30S ribosomal protein S5; the protein is MAYQDEESKEYSEKVVKIDRVAKVVKGGRRFSFNALSVVGDQKGKVGIGFGKANEVPDAIRKSIEAAKKHLVKINFKGHTIPHEVVGKFKSARVILKPSTAGTGIIAGASVRSIVEKAGIQDVLTKSWGSSNPVNIVKATLDALEQLETPILAARKRGISLDRLFGKD
- the rplE gene encoding 50S ribosomal protein L5 codes for the protein MAARLRTKYKKEIVPELNKKFKFESIMQVPRLEKIVLNVGMGEAHTNPKALEAAVEELALITGQRPVKTKAKKSIAGFKIREGMSLGCMVTLRGDYMYEFLDRLVNVALPRVRDFKGVNEKGFDGRGNYNMSIKEQIIFPEIKVDKINTLYGINMTFVTNSKSNEEAFSLLAAFGMPYRNQK
- the rpmC gene encoding 50S ribosomal protein L29, whose amino-acid sequence is MKKIKLQELKDSEILEQLEEARKVLRTSRFQYGVARSLENPKVIHNTKKKIAKLLTIQRERQLKANPGERKSRVLSRAKRKKKNLARLGAKVKG
- a CDS encoding 50S ribosomal protein L23 encodes the protein MNLQDVILTPVVTEKSQELETIGANSKKGTRMVKYTVKVHVDANKTLIKEAFTKIFKITPSSVNVQVYRGKIKRFRNMPAPRPHWKKAVVTFRDGASIDFAKEA
- the rplR gene encoding 50S ribosomal protein L18 codes for the protein MIDKLKKSVSKIKRAERSRFKLKKSGSRLRLVFNKSNKYLSCQIIDDIQGVTLAYATTSEKTFTGEGKSKKDKGAAKVLGKLIAERGSQKGVKQVMLDRSGMIFHGRIAAFAEGAREAGLEF
- the rpsQ gene encoding 30S ribosomal protein S17 — protein: MTAGKQHINKSLLYEGRVVSNSMNKTVVIVVETRKTHPKFKKIVRRSVKIKVHDEKNECTIGDKILAIETRPLSREKRHRLYKIVEKAK
- the rplV gene encoding 50S ribosomal protein L22 — protein: MEAKAVARFVRMSPRKVRLVADEIRGYAVGEALDILKFTNKRAIEPLTKVILSASANASVLNDKVDSTQLFIKKIYVDEGPIMKRFRPRARGRAARIRKRLSHITVVLSD
- the tuf gene encoding elongation factor Tu; translation: MAKEKFDRSKPHLNVGTIGHVDHGKTTLTAAITTTLAKAIGGKNKAVAYDQIDNAPEEKARGITIATSHQEYETNNRHYAHVDCPGHADYVKNMITGAAQMDAAILVVSATDGPMPQTKEHILLARQVGVPYVIVFINKADMLAADERAEMIEMVEMDVRDLLNKYNFPGDTTPIVYGSAVKALEGDESEIGAPAILKLMEALDTFVPNPKRVTDKPFLMPVEDVFSITGRGTVATGRVEQGVLKVNDEVEIIGIRPTTKTVVTGIEMFRKLLDQAEAGDNIGALLRGTKKEDIERGQVLAKPGSITPHKKFAAEVYVLTKDEGGRHTPFINNYRPQFYFRTTDVTGVCNLPNGVEMVMPGDNVSLTVELISPIAMDKGLKFAIREGGRTIGSGVVADIIE
- the rplB gene encoding 50S ribosomal protein L2, which encodes MGIKKFKPVTSASRYKSVLDFKEITETEPYKPLTLTLNYKAGRGDGGKISVRHKGGRVKRKYRIIDFKRRKTDVQAVIKTLEYDPNRSAFISLICYKDGEYAYILAPDGIKVGDTVQSGAGSEIKIGNAMPIGKIPPGTNVHNVELQIGRGGQIARTAGSFGTIAGRDGEYILLKLPSTEVRKVHENCYATVGICSNKDHNLVSIGKAGRSRWLGKRPTVRGVVMNPVDHPHGGGEGRTSGGRHPVSPWGQPTKGYKTRRSARPSDKFIVQKRKRNRNR
- the rplN gene encoding 50S ribosomal protein L14; translation: MIQQETWLQVADNSGIKKVMCIKVLGGSKKRYASVGDEIIVAVKDAQPAFGLKDSTGKKVHNKAVQRAVVVRTTKEIRRPDGSYIRFDDNACAIIDDKGNPKGTRIFGPVARELRDKKYTKIISLAPEVL
- the rpsH gene encoding 30S ribosomal protein S8, which gives rise to MSMSDPIGDMLTRIRNAGRAKHETCLVPGSKIKKSILDLMKEEGFIRDYESVKVNETFEDYKVFLKYDQTKRPIIRELVRVSTPGRRVYIKSAEIRPYKNNIGTLIVSTSKGIMTGKNARKLKLGGEVILKMS
- the rplP gene encoding 50S ribosomal protein L16, giving the protein MLSPKRVKFRKRQRGRLKGTDERGSLVSFGEFGLKAVTSGRLTARQIEAARITINRQVKRGGKLWIRIFPHTPITKKPAETRMGKGKGNPEFWIAEIRPGRILFEMSGIDEETAKKALSLASYKLPIHTEFVKRSAL
- the rpsS gene encoding 30S ribosomal protein S19, encoding MARSVKKGPFIDDHLMKKITKLNSENQKKPFKTWSRRSTIFPDMVGHTVMVHNGKQFTPVYINENMIGHKLGEFSPTRTFRGHVAGDKKAGKK
- a CDS encoding type Z 30S ribosomal protein S14, producing the protein MAKTSITVRHQRKKKFEVREYNRCPICGRSRGYLRRFDMCRICFRKLASGAQIPGVVKSSW
- the rpmD gene encoding 50S ribosomal protein L30: MENIIVTQVKSSIGVKKEHRLTLHALGLKRTGQQRKHKVSPELQGMLDSVRHLIKVEKA
- the rplF gene encoding 50S ribosomal protein L6 codes for the protein MSRIGKAEIKLPDKVEVKQENAKIKIKGPLGELSTPIFEGLSVKNENGIVKLERSSEDQKVVALHGLTRALLMNCVKGVSQGWEKNLEINGVGYRAQKRGEDLVMSLGYSHEVVYKAPKGIKIDVLEQLKIKVTGIDKQLVGQVAADIRSKRPPEPYKGKGIKYAEEFIKKKAGKTGKK